The following are from one region of the Salmo salar unplaced genomic scaffold, Ssal_v3.1, whole genome shotgun sequence genome:
- the LOC106568449 gene encoding endothelin-1 receptor, translating into RNVTIRTCMLNPQTPFMTFYRDAKDWWLFGFYFCVPLACSAVFYTLMTCEMLHHRNGSLRIALSEHLKQRREVAKAVFCLVLIFALCWFPLHLSRILKKMVYMPHDARRCELLNFLLVLDYFSINLATVNSCINPIILYFVSKKFKNCFKSCLCCWCDSSFLINSMVPLNLNGTSQQNKNPDQQFGTSEPQWNQPAE; encoded by the exons AGGAACGTGACCATACGGACCTGCATGCTCaacccacagacaccattcatgacG TTCTACCGGGATGCTAAAGACTGGTGGCTGTTTGGGTTCTATTTCTGTGTTCCGTTGGCGTGTTCTGCCGTGTTCTACACTCTGATGACATGTGAGATGTTACATCACAGGAATGGATCCCTCCGCATCGCGCTCAGCGAACACCTCAAACag CGTCGGGAGGTAGCCAAGGCAGTGTTCTGCCTGGTCCTGATCTTCGCTCTGTGCTGGTTTCCCCTGCACCTCAGCAGGATACTGAAGAAGATGGTTTACATGCCTCATGACGCCAGACGCTGTGAACTGCTCAA tttcctattggtcctggactaCTTCAGTATTAACCTGGCCACAGTCAACTCCTGCATCAACCCCATCATACTCTACTTCGTCAGCAAGAAGTTCAAAAACTGCTTCAAG tcatgtctgtgttgtTGGTGTGACTCCAGTTTCCTGATCAACAGTATGGTACCTCTGAACCTCAATGGAACCAGCCAGCAGAATAAGAACCCTGATCAACAGTTTGGTACCTCTGAACCTCAATGGAACCAGCCAGCAGAATAA